CAGTAAATGTGTAACTAGGTATTCATATgctttatttcattcattatgtCTGAATACCAAATCTAAGTAGTGAAGAAAAGTTAATGTAGTTTATGtgcaattttataattttttcaggAAACTGGCATTGAAATATCACCCTGACAAGAATCCTGACAACCCCGAGGCATCAGATAAGTTTAAAGAGATAAACAACGCCCATGCCATTTTAAATGACCCCACAAAGCGAAACATCTATGACAAGTATGGGTCTCTGGGGCTTTACGTGGCTGAACAGTTTGGAGAGGAGAATGTCAACACCTACTTTGTCCTGTCCAGCTGGTGGGCCAAGGTAAGTGGTATGTTTGTGGGTGGATGGGTGGGTTTTGATCTCAGAAATTAACATGCTTTTATGATATCATCATTAGTGTAATATAGATCTAAGAAAACGGGCGTACTTGACAACCTTATTTAACCTCTAATTTGTTTTGTTGCTCTTTGTCTACCCCTACAGGCTCTGTTTATTTTCTGTGGCCTGGCTACAGGCTGTTACTTCTGCTGTTGCCTGTGCTGTTGTTGTAACTGCTGCTGTGGAAAGTGCAAACCACGGCCACCTGAAGGACAAGAGCAGGAGTTCTATGTCTCCCCTGAAGACCTAGAAGCCCAGCTGCAGTCCGATGAGAGAGGTTAGCTCGTATACTGACTCCATGTCCTGCATGAATGAAGCTATAAATGAAAGCTTGAAATCAAAATGGAGTCTATTTActgtactttcttaatacattttcctggtcttattgtgcactaGGGCTGTGCCGATACTATCATACATCTACATATCTCAAAACTTGTTCAACTATTTGTTTATTcatatcagggtcagaaattaagggaagctcggggcaaaaatgccaccgaaagtgacaaaaatgcctgaGAAattcatattataatataaaattttaaatgtactctcactgagcacattataaggaacattatggtcctaataaagtgcccaacatggtattctgctgttatagcccatctgcctcaaggttcgatgtgttgtgcattctgagatgctattctgcgcactacaattgtacagagtggttatctgagttaccgtagcctttctgtcagctcgaaccaggctggccattctctgttgacctctctcatcaacaaggtgttttcatcTGCAGActtgcctctcactggatgttttttgtttttggcaccattctgagtaaattctagagactgttgtgtgtgaaaatcccaggagatcaactaTTTTAATATTATGAATTTCTGTTGATTACAattaagtatttgacataaaagatgacacaatgtaaatttttatattaataaaaaaatgccactgaaaatctAATTTAGGGGGCAGATGTTGCCCCTCAGTGGAAAAGTTAACCTCTGACACTGATGCATATAATGTCCATCAGTTCAATAATAAAGAAGCAGGTCGGCTAAGTTAGCACAAACTTTATTTTGCAGTGTGGTCAGAATCACTTCTATGAGTTGAGAAAGAGATTGAAACTGAACCTGCAGATTCACCTTTCTCTCACGTACACTTTGAGTCCCTTGCGCGTGTGCCACGATTTCACTATTGATCCAATTATAATACTGATATATCGCAATATATTGAATTGTATCATGAGGTGGTTgacgatacccagccctattatgcacagttcatcagtgcatgttattctacatttaaaacaatgtttgtttttaaaatctttataaaaatgtaaataacttgctccgcctctaaaataactttcttttttttggaTAACATCACAAATCCCTCCTTTTAACCCCTCCCCTCCTACCTCCTTGCacccattctggtatgtaatgccCACTTTAGGTTTAATATCCTCTTTCGTTCATAAATACATAGATTATTGATGTAAAATTTGTTTGAATGCcgtttcatattaacatttattacTGAAAATTCTTATCTTAagtcttaaagtaatagttcacccaaaaatgaaaattctctcatcatttactcaccctcatgccatcccaggtgtgtatgactgtctttcatcatcataacacatttgaagaaaaatagaaaaatatcttagctcagtaggtccttaaaatgcaagtggatggggatacaacctttgaagctccaaaaagaacagacagtcagcataaatgtcatccgtACAACTctactggttaaattaatgtcttctaaagtgaaatgatcgcttttgctgtgaaaaagatcaatattttattttatttatttttttctccccaatttggaatgcccaattcccagtgcactctaaatcctcatggtggcgtagtgactcaccttaatccggttgtcggaggacgaatctcagttgcctccgtgtctgagccatcaacccacgcatctcatcacatggcttgttgagcgcgttaccgtggagacatagcgcgtgtggaggcttcacgctatccaccgcggcatccacgcacaactcaccatgtgtcccaccaagagcgagaaccacattatagcgaccaggaggaggttaccccatgtgactctaccctccctagcaacagggccaatttggttacttaagacctggctgaagtcactcagcatgccctggaatttgaactcgcgaactccaggggtggtagtcagcatctttactcattgagctacccaggcccccaaaaagataaacatttaagtactttttaactataaatcatcgcttccagtcAGCTGTACAGAAGcctagttggttttggtttagatctgtatttgtatctgtttgtgtaCTCACAATGGGGCATTTGTGTGcacatcctggatgtctcaactgagaaaAAACATGAGATTACGTCCATAACATGCCAATGTGAATGTCACATGAAAAATAGTGGGAACTTCGCCCTCTCCTGAatgtgcatactgctgctgaccggaagcgatgatttatagttctTTTTACAGTagatttataaagtatttaaatattgatatttttctcaccaaaagcaaTCGCTTCACTTTAGACaacattaaccactggagtcatatggatgacatttttgctgactgtctgtgatttttggagcttcaaaagtctgttcaccactcacttgcattttaaggacctactgatctgagatattcttctgtttttcttcagatgtgttcttctgaagatagaaagtcatacacatctgggatggcatgaggatgagtaaatgataagatgattttcatttttgggtgaactatcgcagTTAAGTTAAGATCTTACTAGTTAATGTTAGGATCTAAACAGACAAGGTAGGATTCTAGAGTTAGGATGTTTTTGTCAAACAGCTCCAGATGCTTTGTATTTACACTATAATCTCCTGTTGAAACTAAACATGCGCTATTTTCTGAAACCTCTGTTTTTTCCTGATGTCCACACAGAGGCAGGTGGAGGTGAGCCCATCGTGATGCAGCCCTCATCGGCCACAGAAACCACTCAGCTAACGTCCGACGGTTACCACACCACCTACCACACTGACACCGGCTTCAACTAAAAGCTCCGCCCCCTCAACCTCCACCCCGTGGCATATTTCTTGCCACTCTGCACCACCTCtctgagggaaaaaaaattaatggaaaGAATACTTCAGCTACAACAAAAAAGCCTGTTTTTGAGAGGAGGAAAGCCAGCGTTGGAGGAATGATAGCTGAATTCTTTAGCATATCCTGTCCCTTATTCACATACCACTTCCTTCACCCACACAAGAGCGGCACACATTTGCCTCAATGTAGCTTAAAAATTAGTCTgagaaaaaagataaaaagatcTGTCGTTTGCCCTCTTCTCTTTGTTGCCTTTGACCTCCAATCTTGCCTTCCACTTGTTCCCTCATTCCCCCAGCCAGATTTGCTTGTCGTCCTGTGGCATGCACTGTTCCTTGACTTCGTTAGATGAAATTTTCGCAATTTCGGTTTTCTTGTAGGTATATTTATGGATATGCAATGTTTGTTCCCATTTATAAGTACTTCTGAGTGTGGTTTAAATTTGACTCTGTGAACTTGCCATTGATGTTTAAAGACCAATGAAGGTCCTTTGAGAAACATGTGATGGAATTCTCAATGTCCCTTTTTTCTGTAAAATGATCAAAATTTTGAGGCAATTAACAAAAGCATACTAGTTCTACAGACTCGCTTGCTTTGTTCATCCATCAGTACTGTATTTTTCTGTTCctttactcattttgttttctgaaagagagAGATACAAGTGATGCAAATGACAACATGCCATTTACTCTTTAAGTATTTTGTTGATTATCGATGTTGGTGTTCCTGTGTTGTTTTAAGGACTGTTTGCAACGAGCTGAGCCAAAATTAGGACTCTTCTTTATATTTGGAATGGATTTAAAAGTCATCTTTGTGTGTGGCTGTGTAATGTGAGGACTATGCCATAGTGTGCTGCGACTGTTTGGTGATGTGCCATAACATGTTTGGGCACTCAGCTTTGGTCGTAGTGTTCAGCTCCATTTGTGTCTCTCGTTGAAAGGGAGTCATGAATGCAAACTAACTTAAACTCCCACAGTGTCATATCTGATGTCACATCTTGTGTACGTAAGGTTGAAGCTAATAAAGATGAGACATTTTTATATAGATATACAATCTACACACATCATgtgtatgtaaaatatatatgtatattttgtgcATTCGAAATAAGATTGTGTCTGTGGTACCATCCACTTGTTGTCACTTGAGACCCTTTTTGCCAACATATTCTGTCTATTGTGAaagatattaatattattttttttagtttgaagTAATTCGTTCCTGGATGGTAGGCATTTTATGCTGTATAttccacttatttatttattaaagtggcAAACAATGAAGTATTCATGATACTATAAGCATCTGCATAAatgcttaaatattttaattctttCCTCTTCTTGAGGACAGAGCTTAAAATGATGCAAGTGCAAGACTTATGTTTGTGAATTTTTCTAGGCATCATCCATCGCTTTAGAGATACATAGGttccttttttttattcaatttaattgaTTGAACACTTGCAGTCATGGATGTTTTACATTTTACGTGCAGCTAAGGCTTGATGCTATATTTTATGAGGAGATCAAATCTATTAGCACAAATGTTTTAGGATTTATTTTGATAGGTTCTCCTCTAAGCTGATTCAGAGATGTGGcattatgattaaaaaatatttaatcaccattaaaatatttttgtcatacTTTCTCTGTGTCATATAGCCTTTAAAATATGTGATAGGATCCTGATCTCGCGTTTACGTTTTGTGCTGTCGGTGAAATTGTGAGTTAGAAGGCCTATGGCGACACCATCACAAGCCTTGGTGCGGGTTTGAGTCATTCTCAGTATACATTTGAAAGTGTTTTAATGGCCTtcataaactgattttttttgAATCAGCAAAATTATCTAAACAAAGATGCCCATTAATGACATattctctcatcttttttatttatatcttctAACATCTCGTGCTAATCTACGTACATAGGCAGTTCCAAATCACACTTGTTGTTGATGTGTTCTCATTTTCCTTCTCAGCTCAAACTGAAGCATAATACAAACATCACCAGCCATGTTTCTTCACATTTATGTTACTCTTTAAATTGCCAATGATGCTTCTACATTTAGTTATCTATTTCACTATCTGTTCTCTTTCTCCTTTCTCTCTCCAGTTCCCTCATTCCTCTGCTCTAGATGGCTTTTAATGGATGTTAGCTACTGTGGTCCCTTTTTCCTGTGCATTTATCTGTATCAGAACTACACTCATAAAGAGTATGGCTTCTTTGTTGAAATGTTGGATTTATTTTTAAGTTGAATGGATGTTGCTTAGTGAAGAAAAAATATACTGGAGTGTGAAATGGTCAGGAAATTATGTCTTCAGAAAGAAGAGAAAATGTTTAGTGTAATTATAGTGAAATggtaattttatgcattattttattttatttataaaattacttTGTCATGTTTATAATGAATCGTCCTTGTTTTAAATGGTATGTTACATGAATTTGACTCTGAAACTATGCTACTCATAGTTCTATGGGAAGGTCTCTTGTACATACACTGAActattaaaaagaataataatagacCTTTATGTTGTAGCATGGTTATTGTATGactaaaaggaaaagaaaaaaaaaacatttatttgctggtgtaaaataaatgtttctgaaCATTTGATGTGGCTAAGAGTAGTCTTCTTAAAATAGATACTAGAAAAACTAACCAAGAGTTGAAATAAAAAGGGGTTTAGAAAGAGAATCGATGGGAAGCTCATTAGAGGGTATTAAGCACAGTACATAATACAGAACAGTACCACCCACAAAAGTGTGAAGGAGTTTTATCTATCTTTaaatgaaacatatatatatgtgtgtgtgtgtgtgtgtgtgtgtgtgtgtgtgtgtgtgtgtgtgtaaattaaaCCAAAAAGATGCAGCTCCACAATAGAAAACACCTCTCGTTTTgtctattcattaaaaaaaatgtgaaatggCAATTTAGTTTTTGTCTTGGAGCAAACCTAAATTATTGTAAATTACTCTAATGATATAATATAAATGATTGAGAGCGTATTTACAAGCAGAATAATGACGTATTAACAGATTAGATTAGGTCCCACAACAAAGATTACATTGTAGTGGCTATACATCAAAACAAAATTCAAGAGGGATATGAGAACATCATAGTACCTTATTGAAATTGTTGTTAGATTTAATAAAAGTTTTCAAGATTTAAATGGAAAGCTTTCATAATGTATATTCGACAATACACGTGCAACATTATGTTTATGAACGTAACATTTGgctaactaaa
This is a stretch of genomic DNA from Myxocyprinus asiaticus isolate MX2 ecotype Aquarium Trade chromosome 24, UBuf_Myxa_2, whole genome shotgun sequence. It encodes these proteins:
- the LOC127414873 gene encoding dnaJ homolog subfamily C member 5-like gives rise to the protein MAEQQRQRTLSTSGESLYHVLGVDKVATADDIKKSYRKLALKYHPDKNPDNPEASDKFKEINNAHAILNDPTKRNIYDKYGSLGLYVAEQFGEENVNTYFVLSSWWAKALFIFCGLATGCYFCCCLCCCCNCCCGKCKPRPPEGQEQEFYVSPEDLEAQLQSDEREAGGGEPIVMQPSSATETTQLTSDGYHTTYHTDTGFN